From Balnearium lithotrophicum, one genomic window encodes:
- the cybH gene encoding Ni/Fe-hydrogenase, b-type cytochrome subunit, whose amino-acid sequence MATYEKKYVWGILLRLFHWTFAPSIFTLIVTGLYIHWPWTNTWLEGSHQFTMAVMRWIHFMAGMLFTCAVIARLYLWFCGNKYERVWDFLPINGRNIKNLFSTLLYYAYLTDHHEERLGHNALAGTAYFFTIILAVIQFITGLYLLYPENNFFVSLGASLFGTQQEARFIHYILNWYFAWFAMVHIYIVIWNDIKHPEGLISSIFDGFKFARKEQ is encoded by the coding sequence ATGGCTACTTATGAAAAGAAATATGTCTGGGGGATACTTTTGAGACTCTTCCACTGGACATTTGCTCCTTCAATATTTACTCTGATAGTAACAGGACTTTACATACACTGGCCTTGGACGAACACATGGCTTGAAGGAAGCCACCAGTTTACAATGGCAGTTATGAGGTGGATTCACTTTATGGCTGGTATGCTCTTTACGTGTGCAGTAATTGCAAGGCTATACCTTTGGTTCTGTGGAAACAAGTATGAACGTGTCTGGGACTTCCTTCCTATAAATGGAAGAAATATTAAAAATCTCTTTTCAACTCTCCTCTACTACGCATATTTAACTGACCACCATGAAGAAAGACTGGGACATAATGCTTTAGCTGGAACAGCTTATTTCTTTACTATCATCTTAGCCGTAATACAGTTTATTACAGGATTATACCTACTATATCCCGAAAATAACTTCTTTGTTTCTCTAGGAGCTTCCCTCTTTGGGACTCAGCAGGAGGCAAGATTCATTCATTACATTCTCAACTGGTACTTTGCTTGGTTTGCGATGGTTCACATCTACATTGTTATTTGGAATGACATTAAACATCCTGAAGGTCTTATTTC